The Oryzias melastigma strain HK-1 linkage group LG13, ASM292280v2, whole genome shotgun sequence genome window below encodes:
- the traf4a gene encoding TNF receptor-associated factor 4a, translating into MPGFDYKFLEKPKRRFQCPLCSKAMREPVQVSTCGHRFCDTCLQEFLSEGVFKCPEDQLPLDYAKIYPDPELEQQILSLPIRCIHSEEGCRWTGQMKQLQGHFSTCAFNVIPCPNRCSVKLTRRDLPDHLQHDCPKRKVKCEFCGSEFTGEAYENHQGVCPQESVYCENKCGARMMRRLLSQHGMAECPKRTQPCKYCGKEFVFDTIQNHQYHCPRFPVQCPNQCGTPNIAREDLANHVKDNCGSALVLCPFKDAGCKHRCPKLAIGRHLEDTTKSHLTMMCNLVSRQRQEILELRREMEELSVSHDGVLIWKLSDYSRKLQEAKLRSNHEFFSPPFYTHRYGYKLQVSAFLNGNGSGEGSHLSVYIRVLPGEYDNLLEWPFSYKVTFSIMDQSDPSLSKPQHITETFNPDPNWKNFQKPCSTRNSLDESTLGFGYPKFISHEEIKKRNYIRDNCIFIKASIEIPQKIMG; encoded by the exons tgagGGCGTCTTCAAGTGTCCTGAGGATCAACTCCCGTTAGACTATGCCAAG ATCTACCCCGACCCGGAGTTGGAGCAGCAGATCCTGTCTTTGCCCATCCGCTGCATTCACAGTGAGGAGGGCTGCCGCTGGACTGGCCAGATGAAGCAGCTGCAG GGGCACTTCTCCACCTGCGCCTTCAATGTGATACCGTGTCCCAACCGCTGCTCCGTCAAGCTGACGCGCCGAGACCTGCCCGACCACCTGCAGCACGACTGCCCCAAGCGCAAGGTCAAGTGCGAGTTCTGCGGCAGCGAGTTCACGGGAGAAGCTTATGAG AACCACCAGGGCGTGTGTCCTCAGGAGAGCGTCTACTGCGAGAACAAGTGCGGGGCCAGGATGATGCGTCGCCTGTTGTCCCAGCACGGCATGGCCGAGTGTCCCAAGCGCACGCAGCCCTGCAAGTACTGCGGCAAAGAGTTCGTCTTTGACACAATCCAG AACCATCAGTATCACTGCCCTCGCTTTCCTGTCCAATGCCCAAACCAGTGCGGCACCCCCAACATCGCCCGGGAGGATCTGGCGAACCACGTGAAGGACAACTGCGGCAGTGCTCTGGTCCTCTGTCCATTCAAAGATGCTGGCTGCAAACACAGG TGCCCCAAACTTGCCATTGGCCGCCACCTTGAGGACACCACCAAGTCCCACCTGACCATGATGTGTAACCTGGTGAGCCGCCAGAGGCAGGAGATTCTGGAGCTGAGGAGGGAGATGGAGGAGCTGTCCGTCAGCCACGACGGCGTTCTCATCTGGAAACTAAGCGACTACTCCCGGAAACTCCAGGAGGCGAAGCTTCGAAGCAACCACGAGTTCTTCAGCCCGCCCTTCTACACGCACCGCTACGGCTACAAGCTGCAGGTATCGGCTTTCCTGAACGGCAACGGGAGCGGCGAAGGCTCCCACCTGTCCGTCTACATCCGCGTGCTGCCGGGGGAGTACGACAACCTCTTGGAGTGGCCCTTCTCCTACAAGGTGACATTCTCCATCATGGACCAGAGCGACCCGTCGCTTTCCAAACCCCAACACATCACAGAGACCTTCAACCCCGACCCCAACTGGAAGAACTTTCAGAAGCCCTGCAGCACCCGAAACTCGCTGGACGAGAGCACCCTGGGCTTCGGGTACCCCAAGTTCATCTCCCACGAGGAAATCAAGAAGAGGAACTACATCCGAGACAACTGCATCTTCATCAAGGCTTCTATAGAGATTCCCCAAAAAATAATGGGTTGA